A single Lolium perenne isolate Kyuss_39 chromosome 6, Kyuss_2.0, whole genome shotgun sequence DNA region contains:
- the LOC127309905 gene encoding uncharacterized protein: MRPELWLDFPFLPDDADSDDFDMTDAQQDHALAVESVAPELADLRIELCPGHISEGCFWKIYFVLLHPKLTKEAADLLSTPQAISNTPTKAEVVVTFPPSTCHIHSSVGEVSVQLLVKQATIG, encoded by the exons ATGCGTCCCGAGCTCTGGCTCGACTTCCCCTTTCTCCCCGACGACGCGGACTCGGACG ATTTTGACATGACCGATGCGCAGCAAGACCACGCCCTAGCCGTCGAGAGCGTGGCGCCAGAGCTGGCGGATCTGAGAATCGAGCTCTGCCCCGGCCACATCAGCGAGGGCTGCTTCTGGAAGATATACTTTGTGCTGCTGCATCCTAAGCTCACAAAGGAGGCGGCCGACCTTCTTTCTACTCCACAG GCGATTAGTAACACACCCACCAAGGCTGAAGTGGTGGTGACATTCCCCCCATCTACATGTCATATACATAGTTCCGTTGGAGAAGTCTCAGTGCAGTTGTTAGTCAAGCAAGCAACCATTGGATAG
- the LOC127305635 gene encoding protein SUPPRESSOR OF MAX2 1 — MRAYAATPSAAAVSLPSAAAPPLTPDAAAVLSRAAGDASRRRHAHTTPLHAAAALLTGPAPLLRDACVAGLASPHPFRCRALNLCFAVALDRLPTSTEHHQNHQDGFRGAAPPPLSNALSAALKRAYAHHRRIGGSAGIDAGGEDHRVGVPHLVLAILDDPSVARVMREASFSSTAVKAAMLRSLSDPAAPDSGVYVSATRSLQQHRQASGNRDEEVAKVVDVLKRGKKRNPVLVGDTADVDAVVQEVVAMIQRQRLGNARVIEFSNLVDMDRSELVTKIRELGEAIRSELLAPSMASQSSGIVVNLGNMQWLVEERSAVAFGEPQETRRDMVLDTARAAVAEMARVLEHSGGEGERQRVWVIGTATCATYLKFQVYHPALESEWDIQAVPITPRPPQPPSSLGLSPSGGINRGILSSSVEVLSSAMTGATTHRPAPSMCNACMDGYERERAQVASSDASSLNPAEKTMSRWLQIGTPASARPPSFDRVQVQEKEWEADELRRRWLDRCAQLHSYGRPSAAVTCSEWNGASVLGSMQAAMPVRPSAPPSGRVVDTELALGPVSSTRPAASVCDTDVKVLVKRLTEAVRWQPEAAAAVADTIVKARLGDGNRRCVAAKAGTWVLFAGSDVVGKRRMAEALSVAVFGAEAVTVRLGCTPTVDGGEDSVVSCRGRTALDRVAETVRANPFGVIVLDDLDHADDIVHGAIVRAVESGRLVDSHGRDVALGSAIFVVMSSMSSSAPDHPADSPWNLELRVRQHSTPKRRPEQPLDGYRRVRARKALPLDLNLSMSDDHIHDDGDDSGGEGSRNSSSDLTVEHEQEYAQPASAATCSAQSNVQELIRAVDGTVLFRPVDFEPLKRSVSDIMTTKLGDDGWSVQVDAGVLNRLAGAAWTAAGASSATSLEAWADEALCPSIRHLKRSLSTNDADGATTVSLSAVGDIGRRRMDGGVFPTSVTVAVD; from the exons ATGAGAGCCTACGCGGCAACGCCATCCGCAGCTGCCGTCTCGCTGCCGTCGGCCGCGGCGCCACCGTTGACACCGGACGCTGCGGCCGTGCTGTCCCGCGCCGCTGGCGATGCGTCCAGGCGCCGACACGCGCACACCACACCGCTTCACGCGGCCGCCGCTCTGCTCACCGGCCCGGCGCCGCTCCTCCGCGACGCCTGCGTTGCTGGCCTCGCGTCACCTCACCCGTTCCGGTGCCGCGCGCTCAACCTCTGCTTCGCCGTGGCGCTCGACCGCCTCCCTACCTCCACGGAGCACCACCAGAACCACCAGGACGGATTCCGCggcgcggcgccgccgccgctctccAACGCTCTCTCCGCCGCGCTGAAGCGGGCCTACGCGCACCACCGCCGCATCGGCGGCAGCGCAGGCATAGATGCAGGCGGTGAGGACCACCGCGTCGGCGTTCCGCACCTCGTGCTCGCCATCCTCGACGACCCGTCCGTGGCGCGCGTCATGCGGGAGGCCTCCTTCTCTAGCACCGCCGTCAAGGCGGCCATGCTCCGCTCCCTCTCCGACCCGGCGGCCCCCGACTCTGGCGTGTACGTCAGCGCCACCAGGTCGCTGCAGCAGCACCGGCAAGCGTCGGGCAACCGGGACGAGGAGGTCGCCAAAGTGGTGGATGTGCTGAAGAGGGGCAAGAAGCGTAATCCGGTGCTCGTCGGAGACACGGCGGACGTGGACGCCGTGGTGCAGGAGGTCGTAGCGATGATACAGCGGCAGCGCCTCGGCAACGCGCGAGTCATCGAATTCAGCAACTTGGTCGACATGGATAGGTCCGAGCTGGTCACCAAGATCAGGGAGCTCGGCGAGGCGATCAGGTCGGAGCTACTTGCGCCGTCGATGGCGTCGCAGAGCTCTGGCATCGTGGTCAATCTCGGCAACATGCAATGGCTCGTAGAGGAAAGATCCGCGGTGGCCTTCGGCGAACCGCAGGAGACGAGGAGGGATATGGTGCTCGACACGGCGCGCGCCGCGGTGGCCGAGATGGCGCGCGTGCTTGAGCACTCCGGCGGTGAAGGCGAGCGCCAGCGCGTCTGGGTGATCGGCACAGCGACGTGCGCCACGTATCTCAAGTTCCAGGTGTACCACCCGGCGCTGGAGAGCGAGTGGGACATCCAGGCGGTCCCCATCACGCCGAGGCCTCCGCAGCCGCCGTCGTCGCTCGGCCTCTCGCCGAG TGGTGGCATTAACAGAGGCATCCTGAGCAGCTCGGTGGAGGTGTTGTCGTCGGCGATGACCGGTGCAACGACGCACAGACCGGCGCCGAGCATGTGCAACGCCTGCATGGACGGCTACGAGCGCGAGCGCGCCCAGGTAGCATCCTCTGACGCGAGCTCCCTCAACCCTGCCGAGAAGACCATGTCACGGTGGCTGCAGATCGGGACGCCAGCCAGCGCACGTCCACCGTCTTTCGACCGCGTGCAGGTTCAGGAGAAGGAATGGGAGGCCGACGAGCTGCGACGTCGATGGCTTGACCGGTGCGCGCAGTTGCACTCCTACGGCCGGCCATCGGCCGCGGTTACCTGCTCCGAGTGGAACGGCGCAAGCGTTCTCGGCAGCATGCAGGCGGCGATGCCAGTAAGGCCATCTGCACCGCCTAGTGGCAGAGTGGTGGACACCGAGCTCGCGCTGGGTCCGGTGTCCTCGACGAGGCCGGCGGCATCAGTATGCGACACGGACGTGAAGGTGCTCGTGAAACGGCTGACGGAGGCCGTCAGATGGCAACCCGAGGCTGCGGCTGCAGTGGCTGATACGATCGTGAAGGCCAGGCTCGGCGACGGCAACCGGCGATGCGTTGCAGCTAAGGCCGGCACGTGGGTCCTCTTCGCCGGCTCCGACGTAGTCGGGAAGAGGAGGATGGCCGAGGCGCTCTCTGTGGCGGTCTTTGGCGCGGAAGCAGTCACCGTGCGGCTCGGCTGCACACCGACCGTCGACGGCGGGGAAGATTCAGTCGTGTCGTGCCGCGGCAGGACGGCGCTGGACCGCGTCGCTGAAACTGTACGTGCCAACCCGTTCGGCGTAATCGTGCTCGACGACCTGGACCACGCCGATGACATCGTGCACGGCGCGATCGTGCGCGCCGTAGAGTCCGGCCGGCTCGTGGACTCGCACGGCCGCGACGTCGCCCTCGGCAGCGCCATCTTCGTTGTCATGTCAAGTATGTCGTCGTCAGCGCCTGATCACCCTGCCGACTCGCCATGGAACCTGGAGCTCCGGGTCCGGCAGCACAGCACGCCGAAGCGTAGGCCGGAGCAACCGCTCGACGGATATCGGCGTGTGAGGGCACGCAAGGCGCTACCGCTTGACCTGAACTTGTCCATGTCTGACGATCACAtccacgacgacggcgacgacagcGGTGGCGAGGGATCACGCAACTCATCCAGCGACCTGACGGTGGAGCATGAGCAGGAGTACGCACAGCCTGCCTCCGCCGCCACGTGCTCGGCACAGTCCAATGTACAAGAGCTTATCAGAGCCGTCGACGGTACAGTATTGTTCAGACCAGTCGACTTCGAGCCGCTCAAGCGGAGCGTCTCTGACATCATGACAACGAAGCTCGGGGATGACGGGTGGTCGGTGCAGGTCGACGCCGGCGTGCTCAACAGGTTGGCCGGCGCAGCATGGACGGCAGCTGGAGCGTCGTCCGCCACGTCATTGGAAGCGTGGGCCGACGAGGCGCTATGCCCTAGCATACGGCACTTGAAGCGTAGCCTAAGCACCAACGATGCCGACGGTGCAACGACGGTGAGCCTATCGGCTGTGGGAGACATCGGTCGGCGGAGAATGGACGGCGGTGTATTTCCGACGTCAGTGACAGTCGCCGTCGACTGA